A single region of the Paramicrobacterium fandaimingii genome encodes:
- a CDS encoding MFS transporter, with translation MSATEVVEPTTVRSSRRWVALGFLALAQFLVVLDASIVNIALPVIGDTMHMDTAALAWVITAYVLPFGGLLLLGGRLADRYGHRRIFVLGIVGFVLASAFAGLSLSGGMLIAARVLQGASAAMLAPAALALLTHLFTQPGERGRALGVWGGVAGIGSAAGVLLGGVLTAALGWQAVFFVNVPFGLAIIVAVPMLITPDEAAQTKRLDVPGAAAVTGALVAAVGALSAAEQVGFVHPLPLTLAAAAIILAIALVMIERRTTQPLIPLSVFRNRSLTVGNIVMLFVGAAMIALFFALSIYMQQVLGYSALTAGLTQLPLAAALVVFAGVTPVVIARVGEKSALIGFLVVLAAGLIWLAFAPVDAAFLTQILGPTILIGIGIGGAFVTTTQLAVEGVQGGEAGLAGGLVNTSQQIGGALGLAVLSTLAATRTSALTDAGVATPEALTSGFSWLFIGAAVFALAGAIAAGFAVSRRAER, from the coding sequence ATGTCTGCAACCGAGGTCGTCGAACCGACGACCGTTCGAAGCTCCCGGCGCTGGGTCGCGCTGGGATTCCTCGCGTTGGCGCAGTTTCTCGTCGTGCTCGACGCCTCGATCGTCAACATCGCCCTCCCCGTCATCGGCGACACCATGCACATGGATACCGCGGCGCTGGCGTGGGTCATCACCGCGTATGTGCTGCCTTTCGGCGGACTCCTGCTGCTCGGCGGGCGCCTCGCCGACCGTTATGGGCACCGCCGCATCTTCGTTCTCGGAATCGTCGGGTTCGTGCTTGCCTCGGCGTTCGCCGGTCTGTCGCTCTCGGGCGGAATGCTGATCGCGGCACGCGTACTGCAAGGTGCATCGGCGGCGATGCTGGCTCCCGCCGCTCTCGCCCTGCTCACACACTTGTTTACACAGCCCGGTGAACGCGGCCGCGCGCTCGGCGTGTGGGGCGGAGTCGCCGGCATCGGCTCGGCTGCAGGCGTATTGCTCGGCGGCGTACTCACCGCGGCACTCGGCTGGCAGGCCGTGTTCTTCGTGAACGTGCCGTTCGGCCTCGCCATCATCGTGGCAGTCCCGATGCTGATCACCCCCGACGAGGCCGCGCAGACGAAGCGCCTCGACGTGCCCGGCGCAGCCGCCGTCACTGGAGCGCTCGTCGCCGCCGTCGGCGCATTGAGCGCCGCTGAGCAGGTCGGATTCGTGCATCCTCTACCCCTCACACTTGCCGCGGCAGCCATCATTCTCGCCATCGCGCTCGTGATGATCGAGCGACGCACGACCCAGCCGCTGATTCCACTCTCGGTCTTCCGCAATCGGAGTCTGACGGTCGGCAACATCGTGATGCTGTTTGTCGGCGCCGCGATGATCGCGCTGTTCTTCGCCCTCTCGATTTACATGCAGCAGGTGCTCGGCTATAGCGCACTCACCGCTGGGCTGACACAGCTCCCACTGGCCGCTGCGCTTGTCGTGTTCGCGGGAGTCACTCCCGTCGTCATCGCGCGCGTCGGCGAGAAGTCGGCACTCATCGGCTTCCTCGTCGTGCTTGCCGCAGGACTCATCTGGCTCGCGTTCGCGCCAGTGGATGCTGCGTTCCTGACGCAGATTCTCGGCCCGACCATTCTGATCGGCATCGGCATCGGCGGCGCCTTCGTCACGACAACACAACTCGCTGTGGAAGGCGTACAGGGAGGTGAAGCCGGCCTCGCGGGCGGGCTCGTCAACACGAGCCAGCAGATCGGCGGGGCGCTCGGACTCGCCGTTCTCTCGACGCTCGCTGCAACGCGGACGTCGGCGCTCACGGATGCTGGCGTCGCCACACCAGAGGCACTCACTTCGGGCTTCTCCTGGCTGTTCATCGGGGCCGCGGTGTTTGCGCTTGCCGGCGCGATTGCCGCAGGCTTCGCTGTCAGTCGCCGTGCGGAACGATGA
- a CDS encoding carbohydrate ABC transporter permease, with protein MTQKNSGQAVPVRHKRPARRRAYSAFRGTMIVLVVLAFLVPLAWMVMASFKTNVDIHDTSKSFIFTPILDNYSHVLGNDNYLGFVWNSFWVAFCSTGISLLIGVPAAYSMSRFNMQKSALLVLLARIIPGVSLLVPWYYVFANLGWVGGYGVLIVSHMFILIPISVYIMMSFFDSMPIELEEASLVDGLTPIGAFLRILLPLSVPGIATAGILSFIFSWNNFMFALVLSGANTKTLPVAVFDFVSYASIDWGAIMAAACIMTLPIIVIALFAQKYIVSGLTAGATKG; from the coding sequence ATGACACAGAAGAATTCTGGGCAGGCGGTTCCCGTGAGGCACAAGCGACCCGCGCGGCGGAGAGCCTACAGCGCCTTCCGCGGCACGATGATCGTGCTCGTCGTTCTTGCATTTCTGGTTCCGCTTGCCTGGATGGTGATGGCGTCGTTCAAGACGAACGTCGACATTCACGACACCTCGAAGTCGTTTATCTTCACGCCGATTCTCGATAACTATTCGCACGTTCTCGGAAACGACAATTACCTCGGGTTCGTCTGGAACAGCTTTTGGGTGGCGTTCTGCTCAACGGGCATTTCGTTGCTGATCGGGGTGCCAGCGGCATACTCGATGAGCCGCTTCAACATGCAGAAGTCGGCGCTGCTCGTGCTGCTTGCGCGCATCATTCCGGGCGTCAGCCTGCTGGTGCCGTGGTATTACGTGTTCGCCAACCTCGGCTGGGTCGGCGGTTACGGCGTGCTGATCGTCTCGCACATGTTCATTCTCATTCCGATCAGCGTGTACATCATGATGTCGTTCTTCGACTCAATGCCGATCGAACTCGAGGAGGCATCGCTCGTCGATGGGCTGACGCCGATCGGCGCGTTCTTGCGCATTCTGCTGCCGTTGTCCGTTCCGGGCATCGCGACAGCCGGCATCCTGTCGTTCATCTTCTCGTGGAACAACTTCATGTTCGCGCTCGTGCTCTCAGGGGCCAACACGAAGACGCTGCCCGTCGCCGTGTTCGACTTCGTGTCGTACGCGAGCATCGACTGGGGCGCGATCATGGCGGCGGCGTGCATCATGACGCTGCCGATCATCGTGATCGCGCTGTTTGCCCAGAAGTACATCGTGTCTGGCCTCACGGCCGGCGCGACAAAGGGGTAA
- a CDS encoding zinc-dependent alcohol dehydrogenase: protein MKQSPGEAGVSLGEVDVPAPEPGFARLRVVATGVCGTDIHIARDEYGSEAPVIMGHEILGDVDAVGDDADAHWVSRRVATETYYSTCGRCDWCRDGAVNLCPSRRSIGSFENGGFAPYVVVPIGNLHALPSDQGPDAGIGAVLSEPLACVAQCLCDPPVVNPGDEVLVIGPGAMGQLSAQVARAQGGSVTLAGLPKDADRLRVARNLGFSTTTETPDAESFDVVLEASGSAPGAALALSAAKRAGRYVQVGIFGRDVTVPLDSVLYKELTVTSGFASTPTSWRRAMALMEQELVTLDPLVTESVPIAEWERAFENIRTGRGIKTVIVPHGD, encoded by the coding sequence ATGAAGCAGTCGCCAGGCGAAGCCGGCGTCAGCCTCGGCGAGGTCGACGTTCCGGCGCCCGAGCCGGGGTTCGCACGACTGCGGGTTGTCGCGACGGGAGTCTGCGGCACCGACATCCATATTGCGCGCGATGAGTACGGCTCCGAGGCGCCCGTGATCATGGGCCATGAGATTCTCGGCGATGTGGATGCCGTCGGAGACGACGCCGATGCGCACTGGGTGTCGCGACGCGTTGCGACGGAGACGTACTACAGTACCTGCGGGCGCTGCGATTGGTGCCGTGACGGTGCCGTCAATCTGTGCCCGAGCCGTCGATCGATCGGTTCGTTCGAGAACGGCGGCTTCGCACCGTACGTTGTCGTGCCGATCGGCAATCTTCATGCCCTGCCGAGCGACCAGGGTCCGGATGCCGGAATCGGCGCCGTTCTCTCTGAGCCGCTCGCCTGCGTCGCGCAGTGCCTTTGCGATCCGCCGGTTGTGAACCCGGGTGACGAGGTGCTCGTGATCGGACCGGGCGCGATGGGGCAGCTGAGCGCTCAGGTCGCCCGTGCGCAAGGCGGCAGCGTGACTCTTGCGGGGTTGCCGAAAGACGCGGATCGGCTGCGGGTCGCCCGCAATCTTGGCTTCAGCACGACAACGGAGACTCCGGATGCCGAGAGCTTCGACGTTGTGCTCGAGGCATCCGGAAGTGCTCCGGGCGCAGCCCTTGCGCTCAGCGCGGCGAAGCGTGCCGGGCGTTACGTTCAGGTTGGAATCTTCGGTCGCGACGTGACGGTGCCCCTCGATTCCGTGCTGTACAAGGAGCTGACGGTGACAAGCGGTTTCGCGTCGACGCCCACGTCATGGCGCCGCGCGATGGCGCTCATGGAGCAGGAGCTTGTGACGCTCGACCCGCTTGTGACCGAAAGCGTGCCCATCGCCGAGTGGGAGCGTGCGTTTGAGAACATTCGCACCGGGCGCGGCATCAAGACGGTCATCGTTCCGCACGGCGACTGA
- a CDS encoding carbohydrate ABC transporter permease, whose translation MTTTSLNQLSGKERFSRWVNARRKWIFAAPAMIFTAILIGFPIGWTLYLSVTDAKGSVRSPADFIGFENYLDVLTDVDRFWPAALRTGVFTFGALAVELIAGMCIALLLWRPFKAQKWVRVAILLPFVATPVAIAMMWRLIFDPNIGFANRLLGWVGIPPQPWFSEPATTLPTLMFVDIWEFTPMIAIILLAGLTSLSDEPDEAARIDGANAWQRFWFVTLPLLRPVVLVAVLLRSIDALKTFDLLYVVKGQGGGSFHEAETLNIYVYGLSFKYNDFGTASAVLIIFFLMILFVMWLLTFRRKGAKL comes from the coding sequence ATGACAACGACGTCGCTGAACCAGCTTTCGGGCAAAGAACGGTTCTCACGGTGGGTGAACGCCCGTCGCAAATGGATCTTCGCCGCCCCCGCCATGATCTTCACCGCCATCCTGATCGGTTTTCCGATCGGGTGGACTCTGTACTTGAGCGTCACGGATGCCAAGGGATCCGTGCGTTCTCCCGCCGATTTCATCGGGTTCGAGAATTACCTCGACGTGCTGACAGACGTCGATCGCTTCTGGCCCGCCGCATTGCGCACGGGCGTCTTCACGTTCGGTGCACTCGCGGTAGAGCTCATCGCGGGAATGTGCATTGCGCTTCTGCTGTGGCGCCCGTTCAAGGCGCAGAAGTGGGTTCGCGTAGCGATTCTTTTGCCCTTTGTCGCAACTCCCGTCGCCATCGCGATGATGTGGCGACTGATCTTCGACCCGAACATCGGCTTTGCAAACAGGCTTCTGGGCTGGGTGGGCATACCCCCGCAACCGTGGTTCTCTGAACCGGCGACGACGCTGCCGACGCTGATGTTCGTCGACATCTGGGAGTTCACCCCGATGATCGCGATCATTCTGCTCGCCGGGCTGACGTCGCTGTCTGACGAGCCAGACGAAGCGGCGCGCATCGACGGAGCAAACGCCTGGCAGCGCTTTTGGTTCGTGACACTTCCGCTGCTTCGGCCGGTTGTGCTCGTTGCCGTTTTGCTGCGCTCGATCGACGCGCTCAAGACATTCGACCTGCTCTATGTCGTGAAGGGTCAGGGCGGTGGGTCATTCCACGAGGCCGAGACGCTCAACATCTACGTGTATGGACTGAGCTTCAAATACAACGACTTCGGAACAGCATCCGCCGTTCTGATCATCTTCTTCTTGATGATTCTGTTCGTGATGTGGTTACTGACGTTCCGGCGTAAGGGGGCAAAGCTGTGA
- a CDS encoding ABC transporter substrate-binding protein, whose protein sequence is MKFGSAKRVVALAAAALLSAGVLTACSSGGGGDDGGSKTLNVTLANHVWTDVITKKISEFEKESGLKVVVNQLSEDQLVDNYKVKLNAGSSDVDVMMYRPLQVGKLFGQSGYFADITDKVNDAGDWNWDDFQSGPVGLTTYEDKVVGVPMITENEMVYYRKDLLEKSGLEVPTTMDELMNAAKTIKEDNDGVAGIVMRSQASAAVTQFSGFLYSFGGTWEDDDGNSTIGSDEAKEAYAYYGKLLHDYGPDQISTDMSWPEAAAIFAQGNAGFWIDASSLYENVVSPDKSKIGDQVGFTPFPEGPAGSKPYNVAAWALGINAASQNQDNAWKFIKWATSPEMTLAIQQEGVPSARTSVWENPEGTSSFPEELAKAINVNGKNGVGNDRPLVVGVAEAREIVGAPIVEAITGGDSDAAADAANKKFQELLDSEK, encoded by the coding sequence GGCAGCGCTGCTCAGCGCAGGCGTACTCACCGCCTGCAGCAGTGGCGGTGGTGGAGACGACGGAGGATCGAAGACCCTCAACGTCACCCTCGCCAATCACGTCTGGACTGACGTGATCACGAAGAAGATCTCGGAGTTCGAGAAGGAATCGGGCCTCAAAGTTGTCGTCAATCAGCTGAGTGAAGATCAGCTCGTCGACAACTACAAGGTGAAGCTCAACGCAGGGTCAAGTGACGTCGACGTCATGATGTACCGACCGCTGCAGGTAGGAAAGCTCTTCGGTCAGAGCGGCTACTTCGCCGACATCACCGACAAGGTGAATGACGCGGGGGACTGGAACTGGGATGACTTCCAGTCCGGGCCCGTTGGCTTGACCACGTACGAGGACAAGGTCGTCGGAGTTCCGATGATCACCGAGAACGAGATGGTCTACTACCGCAAGGATCTTCTGGAGAAGTCGGGCCTTGAGGTTCCGACGACGATGGACGAGCTGATGAATGCGGCAAAGACCATCAAGGAAGACAACGATGGTGTCGCGGGAATCGTCATGCGCAGTCAGGCCTCGGCCGCTGTCACGCAGTTCTCTGGATTCCTCTACAGCTTCGGCGGTACGTGGGAAGACGACGACGGCAACTCGACAATCGGCAGCGATGAGGCGAAGGAAGCCTACGCGTACTACGGCAAGCTGCTGCACGACTATGGCCCCGACCAGATCAGCACAGACATGAGCTGGCCTGAGGCTGCGGCGATCTTCGCGCAGGGCAACGCCGGGTTCTGGATCGACGCATCGAGTCTCTACGAGAACGTGGTGAGCCCCGACAAGTCGAAGATCGGTGACCAGGTTGGGTTCACACCGTTCCCTGAGGGGCCTGCAGGGTCAAAGCCGTACAACGTGGCGGCGTGGGCCCTCGGCATCAACGCGGCATCGCAGAATCAGGACAACGCGTGGAAGTTCATCAAGTGGGCGACGAGCCCCGAGATGACGCTGGCGATTCAGCAGGAAGGCGTTCCGAGCGCCCGCACCTCGGTGTGGGAGAACCCGGAAGGCACCTCCAGCTTCCCCGAGGAGCTTGCGAAGGCCATCAACGTCAACGGTAAGAACGGCGTCGGAAACGACAGGCCGCTCGTTGTCGGCGTTGCCGAGGCACGCGAGATCGTCGGCGCCCCGATCGTCGAGGCGATCACCGGTGGCGACTCGGATGCCGCGGCCGACGCTGCGAACAAGAAGTTCCAGGAACTCCTGGATTCCGAGAAGTAG
- a CDS encoding TetR/AcrR family transcriptional regulator, which translates to MSTRSSTLSTAESRRPLVAEAALTEFSRGGFHGTTVARVARTAKISPAYVFKLFPSKESLFVAALEACFTEILGALEHGADGAPEQKPQPILDAMGGAYAELIADRRLLMLQAHAQSVADIPEVGDALRAGLKSITTFAKSRSRGSDDAVQNFVAYGQLCHLLVAARIDEQKAPWAEILSHGIRHPN; encoded by the coding sequence ATGTCCACACGCAGCTCGACTCTCTCGACGGCCGAAAGCCGACGCCCCCTCGTCGCGGAAGCCGCACTCACGGAATTCTCCCGTGGCGGATTCCACGGCACGACGGTCGCACGCGTCGCTCGCACCGCGAAGATTTCGCCCGCCTACGTCTTCAAGCTCTTCCCGAGCAAGGAGAGCCTCTTCGTCGCCGCCCTCGAGGCCTGCTTCACTGAAATTCTCGGTGCCCTTGAGCACGGGGCGGACGGCGCCCCCGAGCAGAAGCCCCAGCCGATCTTGGACGCTATGGGTGGGGCCTACGCCGAACTCATTGCCGACCGTCGCCTTCTCATGCTGCAGGCACACGCGCAGTCGGTCGCCGACATCCCCGAGGTCGGCGACGCTCTCCGCGCTGGACTCAAGAGCATCACCACATTCGCCAAGAGCCGTTCTCGCGGCAGCGATGACGCGGTGCAGAACTTCGTGGCGTACGGCCAGCTGTGCCACCTGCTCGTCGCGGCTCGCATCGACGAGCAGAAGGCGCCCTGGGCAGAAATCCTCTCCCACGGAATCCGCCACCCGAACTGA